One region of Acidimicrobiia bacterium genomic DNA includes:
- a CDS encoding glutamate synthase subunit beta has product MGDVAGFIKWGRITPMRRRVDVRLNDWHEVYEPFSPEELAKQAGRCMDCGIPFCNNGCPLGNLIPDWNDLVYRDHWRDAIERLHATNNFPEFTGRLCPAPCETSCVLGINQDPVTIKQVEVEIVDRAWGEGWIEPVTPSVRTGKRVAVVGSGPAGLAAAQQLTRAGHDVVVFERADRVGGLLRYGIPEFKLEKRHLDRRLDQMRAEGTEFRANANVGADGVGGVPLSELQEFDATVLAGGATAWRDLPIPGRDLGGIHQAMEFLPIGNRVQQGDLAEPTITAAGKHAVIIGGGDTGADCLGTVHRQGARSVHQFEILPRPPETRAPTNPWPTWSNIFRVSSAHEEGGDRVYSVNTERFEGDEHGNVRALVAHEVEMVDGRFDKIEGTDFELPCELVLLAMGFVGPERAGLLDGLGVDLDERGNVARDASFMTSISGVFACGDMGRGQSLIVWAIAEGRSCAAGVDRFLAGETLLPAPIEPSARPLL; this is encoded by the coding sequence ATGGGTGACGTGGCGGGCTTCATCAAGTGGGGCCGGATCACGCCCATGCGGCGTCGGGTCGACGTGCGACTGAACGATTGGCACGAGGTGTACGAGCCGTTTTCGCCCGAAGAGCTCGCGAAGCAGGCCGGTCGGTGCATGGACTGCGGTATCCCGTTCTGCAACAACGGGTGCCCGCTCGGCAACCTGATCCCCGACTGGAACGACCTCGTGTACCGCGACCACTGGCGCGACGCGATCGAGCGGCTGCATGCCACGAACAACTTCCCCGAGTTCACCGGTCGCTTGTGCCCGGCGCCGTGCGAGACGTCGTGCGTGCTCGGGATCAATCAGGACCCGGTCACGATCAAGCAGGTCGAGGTGGAGATCGTCGATCGCGCATGGGGCGAGGGCTGGATCGAGCCCGTCACGCCGTCGGTTCGAACCGGCAAGCGCGTGGCGGTTGTCGGGTCGGGTCCGGCCGGGCTCGCAGCTGCACAGCAGCTGACGCGCGCGGGGCACGACGTGGTGGTGTTCGAGCGCGCCGACCGTGTCGGCGGGTTGCTCCGCTACGGCATCCCCGAGTTCAAGCTCGAGAAGCGGCACCTCGACCGGCGCCTCGACCAGATGCGAGCCGAGGGCACGGAGTTCCGAGCCAACGCCAACGTCGGTGCCGATGGTGTGGGCGGAGTGCCGCTGAGCGAGTTGCAGGAGTTCGACGCGACGGTGCTCGCGGGCGGGGCGACGGCCTGGCGCGACCTGCCGATTCCGGGGCGAGACCTCGGCGGCATCCACCAGGCGATGGAGTTCCTGCCGATCGGCAACCGCGTGCAACAGGGCGACCTCGCCGAGCCCACGATCACGGCCGCGGGCAAGCACGCGGTGATCATCGGTGGCGGCGACACCGGTGCCGACTGTCTGGGCACGGTGCACCGTCAGGGTGCGCGCTCAGTGCACCAGTTCGAGATCCTGCCGCGCCCACCAGAGACCAGGGCTCCCACCAACCCGTGGCCCACGTGGTCAAACATCTTCCGTGTGTCATCGGCCCATGAAGAGGGTGGTGACCGCGTCTACAGCGTGAACACAGAGCGGTTCGAGGGCGATGAGCACGGGAACGTGCGCGCGTTGGTGGCGCATGAGGTCGAGATGGTCGACGGCCGCTTCGACAAGATCGAGGGCACTGACTTCGAGCTTCCGTGCGAGCTGGTGCTCCTGGCGATGGGGTTCGTCGGCCCCGAGCGAGCAGGTCTGCTCGATGGTCTCGGCGTCGACCTCGACGAGCGGGGCAATGTGGCCCGCGACGCGTCGTTCATGACGAGCATCTCGGGCGTGTTCGCGTGTGGCGACATGGGCCGCGGTCAGAGCCTGATCGTTTGGGCAATCGCCGAAGGGCGGTCGTGCGCGGCCGGTGTCGATCGCTTTCTCGCCGGGGAGACCTTGCTGCCGGCGCCGATCGAGCCGAGCGCGCGTCCGCTCCTATAG